The Synechocystis sp. PCC 7509 genome includes a window with the following:
- a CDS encoding P-II family nitrogen regulator, with product MKKVEAIIRPFKLDEVKIALVNAGIVGMTVSEVRGFGRQKGQTERYRGSEYTVEFLQKLKVEIVVEDSQVDMVVDKVIAAARTGEIGDGKIFISPVEQVIRIRTGEKNLEAV from the coding sequence TTGAAAAAGGTTGAAGCTATTATCCGACCCTTCAAACTAGATGAAGTAAAAATTGCTCTAGTCAACGCTGGAATTGTGGGAATGACCGTTTCCGAAGTTCGGGGCTTTGGACGACAAAAAGGACAAACCGAACGCTATCGCGGTTCAGAATACACTGTTGAGTTTTTGCAAAAACTTAAAGTAGAAATTGTCGTTGAAGATAGTCAAGTAGATATGGTAGTCGATAAAGTAATTGCGGCAGCAAGAACTGGAGAAATCGGCGATGGCAAAATCTTTATTTCACCTGTAGAGCAAGTAATCCGTATTCGTACAGGGGAAAAGAATTTAGAAGCCGTGTAA
- the rdgB gene encoding RdgB/HAM1 family non-canonical purine NTP pyrophosphatase yields MKKPLVVATGNSGKLQEMQAYLTGLDWELQLKPDELEIEETGATFAENACLKASQIAIATGNYAIADDSGLEVMALNGAPGIYSARYAKTDSERISRLLAELGDTTDRQAQFVCAIAISAPNGEIALQSVGVCQGEILGSPRGTSGFGYDPIFYVPTYQQTFAEMPKQVKHEISHRGQAFQELIPQLQALRLSF; encoded by the coding sequence ATGAAAAAACCCCTTGTAGTCGCTACGGGAAATTCTGGTAAGTTGCAGGAAATGCAAGCTTATTTGACGGGGTTAGATTGGGAATTGCAACTAAAGCCCGATGAATTAGAAATTGAGGAAACCGGGGCAACTTTTGCCGAAAATGCTTGTCTCAAAGCTTCTCAAATTGCCATTGCTACTGGGAACTATGCGATCGCCGATGATTCTGGTTTAGAAGTTATGGCTTTAAATGGCGCACCGGGCATTTATTCGGCGCGTTATGCCAAAACTGACTCTGAGCGGATTTCGCGCCTACTCGCAGAGTTAGGAGATACCACAGATAGGCAAGCACAATTTGTTTGTGCTATAGCGATTTCCGCTCCTAATGGAGAAATTGCTTTGCAATCGGTGGGAGTTTGTCAAGGTGAAATTCTCGGTAGTCCTCGCGGGACAAGTGGTTTTGGTTACGATCCGATTTTTTACGTCCCAACTTATCAACAGACTTTTGCCGAAATGCCTAAACAAGTAAAACACGAAATCAGCCATCGCGGGCAAGCATTTCAGGAATTAATTCCCCAGTTGCAAGCCTTGCGCCTAAGTTTTTAG
- a CDS encoding phosphoglucomutase/phosphomannomutase family protein, which produces MPVATQEIKFGTDGWRGIIGDDFTFDRLKLVAPIAAKVLSQTYGATANNNMIIVGYDRRFMAETFAQKTADAVVAAGFDVLLAGGYASTPAFSWAVKHYNALGALVITASHNPGSYLGLKVKGAFGGSVPPEVTQQIEELLSVPSSPPAKAGTLQMFEPWANYCQTLSQKVDIDKIRSSITSGKLTVFVDVMHGAAAGGMAQILDVPVQEINSSRDPLFGGGAPEPLPRYLSKLFRTMRTHNRSKATGSIAVGFVFDGDGDRIAAVDGQGNFLSSQILIPILIQHLASKRGLTGEIVRTVSGSDLISHVAKMYNLPIFETPVGYKYIADRMLVSNVLLGGEESGGIGFADYIPERDGLLSALYLLEAIAAEEKDLSELYKGLQARTDFYSAYDRIDLPLASMDVRSRLLNQLQTQPLKEIAGKSVVDCLSIDGYKYRLADDSWLMIRFSGTEPVLRLYCEAPTIQQVHQTLAWAKQWAG; this is translated from the coding sequence ATGCCAGTAGCTACACAGGAAATCAAATTTGGTACAGATGGCTGGCGGGGAATAATTGGCGATGATTTTACTTTTGATCGCTTAAAATTGGTCGCGCCGATCGCGGCGAAAGTGTTGTCACAGACTTATGGGGCAACGGCTAACAATAACATGATTATTGTGGGCTACGATCGCCGCTTTATGGCAGAAACTTTCGCCCAAAAAACCGCCGATGCAGTCGTCGCCGCAGGTTTTGACGTACTACTTGCTGGGGGCTACGCCTCAACTCCGGCTTTTAGTTGGGCAGTTAAGCATTACAACGCCCTAGGGGCGTTGGTGATCACTGCAAGTCACAATCCTGGTAGCTATTTGGGGCTAAAAGTTAAAGGTGCTTTTGGAGGTTCTGTACCGCCAGAAGTGACGCAGCAAATTGAGGAATTATTGTCTGTCCCATCCTCTCCCCCGGCTAAAGCTGGAACGCTGCAAATGTTTGAGCCTTGGGCTAATTATTGCCAGACTTTGAGCCAAAAAGTAGATATAGACAAAATTAGAAGTAGCATTACGTCTGGTAAGTTAACAGTATTTGTGGATGTAATGCACGGAGCCGCCGCCGGAGGAATGGCGCAGATATTGGACGTACCCGTACAAGAAATAAATAGTAGTCGCGATCCGTTATTTGGTGGCGGTGCGCCGGAACCATTACCCCGCTACTTATCTAAGTTATTTCGCACGATGCGGACTCACAACCGCTCTAAAGCCACAGGTAGTATAGCGGTGGGCTTTGTATTTGATGGAGATGGCGATCGCATTGCTGCTGTGGATGGGCAAGGAAATTTTCTTTCTTCCCAAATATTAATTCCGATTTTGATTCAACACTTAGCTTCAAAACGCGGTTTAACTGGAGAAATTGTCAGAACTGTTAGCGGTTCTGATTTGATCTCCCACGTTGCCAAAATGTACAATTTGCCAATATTTGAAACTCCTGTTGGTTACAAGTACATAGCCGACCGAATGCTAGTAAGTAACGTTTTGCTAGGCGGTGAAGAATCGGGGGGAATTGGCTTTGCTGACTACATTCCCGAACGCGATGGTTTATTGTCTGCTTTGTATTTGCTAGAAGCAATTGCTGCGGAGGAAAAAGACTTAAGCGAACTCTACAAGGGCTTGCAAGCTAGGACAGACTTCTATTCTGCTTACGATCGCATTGACTTGCCTTTAGCGAGTATGGACGTGCGTAGTCGGCTATTAAACCAACTACAAACTCAGCCTCTTAAAGAAATAGCTGGTAAATCGGTGGTAGATTGTCTCAGCATTGACGGCTACAAATATCGTTTAGCTGATGATAGTTGGCTAATGATTCGCTTTAGCGGTACAGAACCCGTTTTGCGCCTATATTGCGAAGCCCCCACCATTCAACAAGTACATCAAACTCTCGCTTGGGCGAAACAGTGGGCAGGATAA